Sequence from the Amaranthus tricolor cultivar Red isolate AtriRed21 chromosome 1, ASM2621246v1, whole genome shotgun sequence genome:
acaaagattaagaaaaagagaatctttggtggtagtgggtattattttaatcatataatagtgggaagtaatgattgtattggaattaTGAGGTTGTAgcgggtattattttaattaaatagtagtgtgaagtaatgattgtattggaagtatgagagagaaaataattataaataaaagaaaatgggtacattaaaagaaaagggggattttaaggggtaaaagtgagataaaaactttctaaaaatagaaagtattctaaagtggaagaacttttgaaactatccgttatagtaatgtggaagatcaaaaaggaacggagggagtaataagtTTTATCATCAAGTTGATTATAATTGCATTAATAGTTCATTAATGGTAATATGTTAAACATTTTGGGTCTTTGCATGTTTGTATGACAAGATAAGTTTGTTATGCAAGTTAAGCATTATGTATTAGTTATGATTGGTTATCTTTTGACCAATTTCAATAATGATTTTCTTATTGATGTGTGTCTCACCAATTGAGTGAATTGTTTTCAAAAGGTTGCATGATCCATGTTTAGTTAAAAACAAAGTTAATTGAAGTATAAAGCATAATATTGCAATGTTGTTCTTAACAAAAGTTTATGTTGCATTGTTTTGTTTCATGTGTAGAATTATTTCTATGATATTATGCATGATTCAAGTTAGTTTTTATGATATATTCTTTGTTGGTTTGTTACCAatgttgtttaaatttgaatatacaaatttttttatgGGTAATACTATTTTGTCGTATGTTTATTTTACCCAAGGttatattaatgtattaatattaaaaaggaTACAAAGTTTATGACATGAATAAATTTAAAGGTTTATCAccaaaaaattagtaaaagtaAGTTTTAATGTAAAGGTGACGTTAACAAGAATTTGAaaatctaataatattattatataaaggTTGAAAGTTGTCAACATTATTTTAAACTcggaattttatttattaaagttgTTTGTTATGGAGGTTAAGTTCCATAATGTTtataagtaaaatgagtttAATGATGATATAAGTAattttatatatcaaataaatgaTAAAGACAAATTTGTCcggttttattttgatatatatgatggtttaatcttatatatatatatatatatatatatatatatatatatatatatatatatatatatatatataaatataaatgctGATTTGCTAAGTAAAGCAAGATATGAATTCATTTATTACTACATTGATTAATGtattaattgaaattcatatgTTACTCTTGATCTAGAGTATAAGTCATCAcgttataattttattatggtaattaaaatttcataataccttattattttgattttcaagaTGTGCATTAATGCATGAGTATATGTTTatactaaaatttatttaaaaaaaaaagaaagtagtATCAATAACTGTTTTGTCCGTCACTTATTAATATCTCTGTTGGTCACATTGACCGTTATGTGATCAAGAACTACTAGAGCTTAGTAGATTGTTTTTAcaggttttatttttttgctcCCTCTTTTTTAGTAACtttatcttatttgatttggacATGTTTACCAAGGTAATTATTGaagttttaatatctctaattgtgtataattaaaaatgttaaaacagttgatattaatgatttttgtactaatgaattaaataagagttcacttgattatgttttattttatagattaaaaataaaataaaaattaatataaaaaaaaaaccaaatggaATAAACTCATTGAAATAGAGGGAGTATCAAACTTTGTCTTACATAAGGcaataaaatttcatattaataGAGGAATATGTGAATAATAACCTTTAAGTTTAGGGTTTTCACAAATTACacctttaaagttttttttttttttttcaaattactgcCACCAAAATATCAAAAACTATACCGTTCAGGCTAAGTGACGTTAACTAACCAAAATGGCCCTTGACCAGCCTAAATGACCATTGATCATCattaatcacctttgactttcgtTGAACATctctaatcacctttgacttttctAATTACCGATAATGCCCTTGTGTTTTAACACTGTAACTCAGTTTTAacccatcataatgatatttttcaaGAACGGACGTCGTGATTGCCCTTATTGGGTAACTCTATCGGAAATCAGGTCGAAACAACTACTTATTTGCCTATTTCCCGGCACGTAGatagaaaaagatatttaacgtcgtttttaccAATGATAACGATATTTTAAAAAACGGATGTTGCGATTAGCCTAACCACAAACTCGAACAGCTAAATGAAAATAGTTTGTAAGAatccttttttaattatttattaaattaaacttaataatTCTAAGGTTCCTCTCCATCTTGTTCTAGTAATTCATCAAAAGCAAATGCTTTTGTTTCTACTGTTTATAGATTTTTGCCCATTAAAagcatatttttaaatttttaaatttttcaattttacatattttgaaGTAAATAATCATAAACCAAACCAAATCTTTGTTGAATGGTCTGATTTGTTTTAAAGGGTCTAGTCTAGTCTAAAAATTTTCATAACCAGAATTTCTAATCTAATTCAATTTTAGTGTTAGACCAAACCGGAGCGTATACACAAAGACTACCGATACTCCGTTATGTCTCCAACATATAATGAGGATTTCTAACCTACCACACTGGTTTCAACTCCAAAACGGTAGATCAGTGACTTGTATTTGGGTAGAAGATAAGAGTGAAGGAACAAACGTTGAACGAAGTAGCATGAAAATGATTCGATTCTTTTATACTCTTtgtatgtatttgtatatatatttgtgtaaaAGAATTGTGATACGCAGCGATATCCCAAAACTATGCTACTAATTTATTGTTCCTCCTCACAAATTGACATGTTCACATAACACTTGGCCAAATCTTCTGTGATCCCATCTCTGAACACTACCACTCTTCATTAAGCTGttacaacaaaatttacattgaaataaGTATAAAACCATCAATATGAAACATCTTGCAATATCATTTATTCACACAACACTAGAACACACCTAATGCGTTAGTTCCAACTTCCGACTTTATAATCAAATTACGCATTAGGGCCGTGTTTGGTTTCGCAGAAAAACATATACTTCCGTAAACAACTTTCTAAGGGAATATACAAATGATAActatatatttcttttgtttggtttgaTGGAAATGTTTGGTGGGCCGTTtggtcatcatcatcttcatcaacccaatatcccGCTCGAAGACAAGGTCTGGGTAAGGGAAGATGACGGACAATCCATACCCGTACTTCCTTGAGAGGGAGTACTAGAGGAAATCGGTCAATTTTACCTCCAAAAGGGACAACTAAGATCATAACTGCTTATTAGGATGGATTACATGGAATATCATCTACCAATCCTGACTAGAATCCAACAAAGCTCCGAACTAGTATTAAGAAGGATATCACGTAACTGATGCAAACTTAGCGGGTGCCTTTCAATATGACAAACATGAATGAAAATTCTATTAGGTAATGATGAAACTAATCCGCGACTCAATTCTTTTCAAACAAAGTTCAAACTATAAAACCCATAATTAAAACAAACAGCTACTGACCAACATATTCATTATCAAGGGAATTTGAACTATGAGGATCTTGAGTCATCACAAGCTTGGCCAATTTAGTCACATTCATTTTCCAGGCTGGGTTTTATATTATTCAAAGTAACTCTAAACAGAAGTTCCAGTTACAAGCAACAATTTTGAGCCATACAAATAAAGACTGGACCTAGCAGCGATATGTGGATCCTTAAAATCAGACAAAATGCAAATTCGAAAAGGTACTTACCTCATAGAAACAAGGTACATGTTGCACAAGGCATCAAAGAATGAGCCATTAGATCATACCACTCAAGATAGCACGAAGAATCACATGAAAATCAATAAAGCAGCTTTGCTTGGTCAAATGCAGCAAGGATTCAAGTGTGTGATGCCTCGGCCTTCCTAGATGATGTCCGATTGCCAAGTTAGTTAAGAGGATCATTCAGAGGTGATGGATGATCATTGTACTTTATCATCTGTTTCAGATACACACTGTCTTAGATACAATAGAAAAGAAAGTAACCAAAAATACTGACGCACAACTAGAAGTCTGGAACAGTTTAGTCACACAATAAGTCATTTGGTGCGTAAAAGTACAGAGAGATAATCATGCCATATCAAGTATCCCAGTACCGAAAAATACAAATGGAGCAACAAACTGCCTGTCTCCGAACCATGGAATAAATATTCCCCGTTACGTTACATATGAGAGTTGCCGCCATGTTAAATCTCATTATAGAACAATGCATTTCACGGTCAAAGCGCTGCGTTGACCATTAGGAAATGTGTAACTCCCGTTATTACACTGTTACAATGATTTTTCACTGTTAAAATGTTATTTGTCTCCTTGTTAAAAGTTCATTAATACCCATTAACTTCAAATATTAAGATCATTTAAATTAAAGTTACTcataattttagttgttaaacaaaataattaactaatcAGTTTATGAATTATATACTAACCAAAAGTACCTCATATAGTGCAAATGTAAATGTTATGGGCATATTATTGCATAACAAAAgtagttcaacaacaaaaatgcagttataagttcaaaactacccttatgtgattttttttcaaaagttcaCACCACATTGACTGCAATTCGTGTTATTACTCCGTTAAAGCCATATTTCACGACACCGCAACTGTTTCCGCAAACACATCTACGaccgtaatttttttttcatgctCTGAACTGCATTTATATACATTACTAACAGGTGATGGCTCAATGTGGTAGCAATTTATCATAAGTAGTCTGAACTCTTGAATGGCTAAAACCTATTTATGCTCAGGCAAAAGATCATTTAGGTCAGTCCAAATTTTTAGCAGTCCATACAGTTTCTGATGTACACATTTTCACTTAATTacaaagtaaaatattaaatgGCATGTCAGATAGTTCATGAGTCATGACTTGTGGCTGACTAGTCGGTAGTCTTTCGTAATAACTATTAAGGGCTATAGGAAACAGCCTATTTGAAACGGTAGTAGTATGGTTACAAGGACCTTTTCGCAAATGTGCATATTTGAGCCATGCATTCCAACCCATCCACCCCAACCCCCCAAATGACGGAACCACAATAGAGGCATCAAAGTAATATAAAATAGTACGACACACGACATAATCTAATGATTTGGCctataaacattataaaaaccTAATCCCTGATAAGAGTATATCATATCCTAATGATTATGTGTATCTGCTATATTATTCAAGTTGATATCCTTAGCTAGCTTAGAAGCAACATATCATTCTTAAGTGGCATTATTTACTCTAGTAAAGCTCACTGTTCAGCATAGCCTTTCTTCTTTTCAATTATCCATCTCTAGATAGTAGCCAAGTAATTAACTTAATCCCAAAACAACTTATCCCAGGAAACTAAAAAGATATATTTTAAAAGCTCACTCATCTAGCAACCTCAAACAGCTCCACCTAAATAACTAACAACCATAAGCCAACAAAACCTCTCGTCCTTGTTTAAACAAAGCCATAAAACTCATTAATGCCAACAACGAAGATAATCACAACTTTGGCGCAATCTCGCCTCTCTGGTGTCACTTGTCTCTTGTCTCTTGAGAATGAGGAAGGCGGTAAAATGTACAAAATCGAGACGTGATCATACCAAAGCAAACCGAGGAGATTATCTAggacaaacatatatatatatatatatatatatatatatatatatatataatatttaagaTTACTGTACATGGTAAACTCAACATGATTTAGTATGAGTTAGAATGTTGGGcatatataaaagaaacataacaaaaaaatatgagtATCCAAGATGCATATGTTGAGATAGATAAGTGGGCATATGTTAAGAgacaaaatttgaaatgatgatCTACAAATGAAGTTAGATTGGCTAATATTGAATTCGAACAAGTGAAGACTACACAAGAGGCAGAGGAGACCAAACATGGCTTGAATGAAGGGGTGAATAAGAGTATGGCAGAATCAGGTCCGTAGAACATATAGCGTTGGAGACAATACAACAATCTTTCTTATCTTCATCTAGAAAAACGAGCTTAGAAAGAATTAGAAGTAAAATGCTCTTCAAATTTGAGTTCCAATTTTTATCTTGTAAATTACTTCATTATCCCCACAGTGACACGCAGATATAATTTCTACAGCATTAACTAGCTTTCTTCGCAATTATGGTATTAAACTAAAGCATTGATTAGAGGACAACTAAAGAAAGCAGAGATATTACTACTCTTCAGATCATGCAAGTTGAAGAGTACTACGCACCATAGAGAGGAAATAACGGAACAAAAGCACGCAAGAGAGGTGTAATGCAAATtagataacaacaataaatgaaataaagggaaaacaaGCATGAGTGCAAAACTAATGTGCAAGGTGACAGTTCTAGTTGGTAAGCCAGAAGATAACAGCTTTGCATCCAATTTAtctatattttaaaatcaagaGTACATTTGGCTTCTGAGGTAGCTGCTGGTACTGCAGCATAATTTGAAACATACAAGAAAGAAAGCTAATAAAATAGAGAGGCACCTTGTAGAAATATTTTTTCCGAAGCTTGATGGCTGTTCTTATGCATCTTTTGACTCTTATCTTCAGCTCATTATCGTTAAATATCTGCCAAATAATGCATATCCATGGAATATATCAGTTTCCATTTTCAGatacaataaacaatgatagtATTGGGAAACACATGCTTCTTGGGATATTAGAAATTAAGAAAGATAATGGTCAAGGTAAGAACTCAAACCCACCCATCCCACTGCCCTAAACAAACAAACAGAAATAAGTCCAAAACTAAGCAGCAGTGGTATTAATTGCCTAAGAAACagacaaaagaaaacaaaaagagtAGCCTAAATTTAATATTGAAGAAACTAAATTGATGAGTCAGTGATGAAATACTACTTGAGCACATAAAGAAGGATAAGAAGGATATAATCctcaattatatttttacaaATTGTGATTATGCAGAGCataaaactaaataataataataaaatatcgcCAACATCACCATATAGTGATTATGCAGAGCATAAAAACTAAACTGCAATTATGCAGAGCATAAAAAAAACGATACAATCCTCAATTATATTTTCACAAATCCTGCAACAACCCATTTGATGGAACCAATGATAAAATCCAACTAATCCCTGTCTTCTGATTTTTGAATATAAATGCCAAAGTACATAAAACTGGAAAGTCAATTTATGAGCTATCATATTCTCATTTTATCCTATTCCATACTAAATTCACAAATtggaaagtaataaaaaaaacaccGAGTTTCTTTTTCTCCCAACATTATACTGCTTGCTTCTTCACAAAGCCAAATATATTGCTAAACAGCTTATCTAACATACATTGCCATATCTACAAAATAGTGCAATATATCTGCATTCACCGCCATTACCACGACCGAAAATGCATTTTTTTTCACATTGTGGCTCCCAAACCTTTAATACAGAACATGCAGACAAATATTTGAAAAACTAAACTTAGATATTACATACCAGGTTAGATTTTACCTAGATGTACAATTACTTCACTATTACTGAAAATAGACCAGCTTACATTGAAACCCTTCTGAAATAATCTCAATCCACTTCTTGATCAGGTTTTAGCTGCTAAATCAGCTATGTACAGAAATgccaatttaaattttatgtctCAAGTAGGAATCAAACAGCAGATACTTAATATGACTCAACTTGTAAGCATAACAAAAGTAAAGAGTTATGACTTAGCACGAAAGAAGAAAAATTCCATGAACCATATCTTACAGAACcacaaatcaaaagaaaaggcAATGTTAACCACCTTGATCAGATCATCGATTGAATGGGTTTCTTTGATGATTTTATAACggtttaagattaaaattgctGCCACACAAAACACAGGTAGATCATCTTCCCTGTTTCTTGTTGCTGACAACCCAGCGCGTGCATGTGAGCGATCATTCCGAGACCAAAACGTCCTTGTTAAACCACAGAATGAATGATTGGACGTTAATGACTTCATCACAGCCTCTTCAGAGCTGACATGTTCAATATTTGCATTTTTTGCTTGTGAGCCACTCTTTGAAGTGCTCTGATCCATCTCCCTTTCCTCTGCGGTTTCAATACTCAAATCATCTGGTAGCTGCAATACCAATGGTTCAAGACAGCTTTGCACCAGATTCCAAGCCAGGGATTCATCATAGTCAGCAGCCCACATCATCTGCATTGGTGGTCATTTAAAAAAGACAAGCAGATAAATGCCATGTGTGCTAGttaaacacataaaaaattgtttaagCCAAAACAAAACTAACTCTATCAAAGTAGATTGCGTCACTTTGAGTGCAAAATGAAGTTTGGATGAACCAAACATCAAAGCACCGACTGCATATTACAGACCATATAGTTACAAAGGACAAACAACTTCTTTTTCTTGTCACAATTTATACAAATAGGAATTATTAGAAAAGTGAAGTAGAAAGTAAACATACACATACAAGTTGCTCTCaaaattaagaagaaaaaaagaatttattCTTGAAACCTACAATGAAACATTTCTTGTGACCTCTCACCACTTATCAAAACCTGATTTCAAATTTCTAGCTCCTATTCCAATTTCTTTCCTTGATTACCTACGACAACCTATTACTTTTTACACATATATAATCTAATAGTTCCagtcaataataaattatacaatTCTTTGATCAGATACTTTGAATGGTGTAGTAATAGATGCATATTCCATATGCACAAATTTAATCATACACAATTAATTGATCACACTACAgcattttttaatcaaaatgaGCAACCAAgcaattatcatcatcaaataattaaacaaactTAACATTCAGGTATCAGATCAGCATCATCAACTGCATACGAGAACACATGAGATCAGCTTAATAAGCCTCAAAAATAAAAGAGTGGAGTGTTTGGATTGGTTCAACTGAAAATAGATACTTCTGAGAACTGACATGATCACAACCTATCAAATTTGCTTTCAGATTACAAGAAATAACCTAAAACATCACAAATTTAAATTCAATCACCTGGGGGCTAAAATCCTCAGAACCATGTATAATGCAAGTTCAGTACCAGCAAGGGTAGTAGAATTTAAGTAAACAAACCTCCCACATACAAAGGGCTTCAGTAAACGATAATTCTCTGCGAAAAAGCACCAGCAGCATCCGGAAAGCAAAGTGAAGGCTTTCAGCACCTATGTGAGATAAGTGTGAAAACATTTCTCTGTCGGTCAATTTTAATATATGCCACAATGTTTGCAACTGCTTCATTACTCCAGTTTCTCCTTCCATTCGAAAGTTTTCCCGCTGAGGATACAGTTACAAGACCTGTTAGGCAAACAGTATATGCCAATAACTAATCTGAAATAGAAAGCAATGGGAAGAAGTCAAACCGTTCGTCGAAGAAGCATCTCAAAGCACCAAAATGCATCTGCGTCATTCTCGAAAAGTACAACAAATGGAGACAGTAGGTCACTCATTCCTGAAGCATAGATAAACATACCACCTTATGTCTTGAAAAAATACAAACCACAAAAACCTTTTCCATATTCTCAACAGAAGCAAGACTAATGAGAATCCTCAGAATTATTAATAAAGGAAAACCCATACCTTGGCAATATCCCGTTTCAGGATCAACCCATGCGTAAACAGCAAGAATATCCGACATCCTTGCCAAATTTTTTGGATCCTCATAGAACTCAAGATGACTATCAGTTCTAACCACATCGACCACTGGCAACAAACATCCTTGATTTTTAAGTGAAAGAAAGAAGGAACATACCAAAGAACAACTAGAAAAGTAAACACAGTAACCGAGCTTTCCGTTACCTATTCGATGTAGAGTCCAAAGCCATTCAGATACTTTATCTTCACTGGGTTCGCCTAGTTGGAGATTATTCGAATACAATTCTGATGTTTCTGGAACATCAGATATTCTCAATTTGTTCAGTACTTTACTTTTGTACTTCTGAATATCATGTCGCAACACTTGTTCATGTGGTCTGTCACAGTTGCCATCGGCTACTTCACTTTCTGAACATATAGAATGTCTAACACTCTCTGATCGTGAACCATTAGATTCAATAATCaattcatcattattatcaaTCTGAAAACTATGCATTCTCTCATTGCCAACTCGGAATTTCCATTGAGTAGAATGTCCAGCATCTTGAGATTCATTTGCTTGGTCACTTTCATCACTCTTCTCAAACAAATCGGTGACTGGTAAGGCAGGAAACTCAAAAAAGTCTTCAACTGGAAATTGAGATGCTTGTCCTTGCCTTTTAGGTCTCAAGGGACCCGTGTTGAGGGTTGCTGGGCTAGGCATAAGGCAAGATGAGTCATAAGCGGAACTATCAATGCTTTCTCTCACACTAGCAATGTCAGAAGAATCACTAGAGCTTTCCCTTTGGCATGTATATTTTGTATCTGTACAGTTATCATTCCTATCACAATAATTGTCAAGTTTGTTAGCATTATCACCAGAAGCTTGTCTTTCTTCAGATTCAGTTTCTCTTTTCACTTCATCTTTAGTATATGCTCTCACATCCATAATTTTTGAACCAACAACATAAGCAAGTGAACCCGTTCCAATGCTTGAATGCATCTTTTGACATTGTCTCACAAGTTCCTCGTATCGCTCCCTGCATGAAAGATAAGCTAAAAGTTATTTTTCTTATCATATAAGGAGTCGAAAGCAAATGCCTCTTAATAATTCTAAATACAGAAAATGATCTTAATAAACATTTCCGTTTGCTGCttataaagaatgaatgaagaaagGCAAAGAGAGCAGCCTTTTCAACTTTAATATCCACATATATCATCTGCAGGATATGTTAACACCAACATTTGATAATCCTATTAGGCCCAACCAATTGAATCAATTTTAGAGATATTTTACGGTTTGGTAAGCAATAAGCATGTACAATTTCTCCTTATAACTATACACCAATGTTAAAACTCATCACATAAATCATCAATTTA
This genomic interval carries:
- the LOC130809413 gene encoding uncharacterized protein LOC130809413, with the protein product MSVDYVDKQWGCGKPGANLHRMGSIVCEMGDPCLHQSPIKVNKMLKPEKWQTVFDNDGKVLGFQKALKSIILGGVDPSIRPEVWEFLLGCYALSSTREYREVLRAARRERYEELVRQCQKMHSSIGTGSLAYVVGSKIMDVRAYTKDEVKRETESEERQASGDNANKLDNYCDRNDNCTDTKYTCQRESSSDSSDIASVRESIDSSAYDSSCLMPSPATLNTGPLRPKRQGQASQFPVEDFFEFPALPVTDLFEKSDESDQANESQDAGHSTQWKFRVGNERMHSFQIDNNDELIIESNGSRSESVRHSICSESEVADGNCDRPHEQVLRHDIQKYKSKVLNKLRISDVPETSELYSNNLQLGEPSEDKVSEWLWTLHRIVVDVVRTDSHLEFYEDPKNLARMSDILAVYAWVDPETGYCQGMSDLLSPFVVLFENDADAFWCFEMLLRRTRENFRMEGETGVMKQLQTLWHILKLTDREMFSHLSHIGAESLHFAFRMLLVLFRRELSFTEALCMWEMMWAADYDESLAWNLVQSCLEPLVLQLPDDLSIETAEEREMDQSTSKSGSQAKNANIEHVSSEEAVMKSLTSNHSFCGLTRTFWSRNDRSHARAGLSATRNREDDLPVFCVAAILILNRYKIIKETHSIDDLIKIFNDNELKIRVKRCIRTAIKLRKKYFYKMIKYNDHPSPLNDPLN